One window of Vespula pensylvanica isolate Volc-1 chromosome 13, ASM1446617v1, whole genome shotgun sequence genomic DNA carries:
- the LOC122633841 gene encoding glutathione S-transferase D5-like: MPIDFYYFPLSPPCRMILLLGKAIGVHFNLISINPMKGEQMKAEFLKINPQHTIPTIDDNNIVLWESRVIMQYLVEKYAKDDTLYPKDPKKRGIVDQRLYFDIGTLYENVIKCYSPIFLGITDTIDENILQKVERSCEILNTYLDGNDFVAGENLTIADFSISTSIVFLQNFDFDIGRYDNLTAWYDRCKTAMEKFGFEEIHAAGNKVFNEGYRANLAK; encoded by the exons ATgccaattgatttttattactttcctCTGAGTCCACCTTGCCGAATGATTTTATTGCTCGGCAAAGCGATAGGTGTGCACTTCAACTTGATATCGATCAATCCAATGAAGGGTGAACAAATGAAGGCAGAATTTTTAAAG ATAAATCCGCAGCATACTATACCGACTATCGACGacaataatatcgttttatggGAAAG TCGAGTAATAATGCAATATCTTGTTGAAAAATATGCCAAAGACGATACGCTTTATCCGAAGGATCCTAAAAAACGTGGTATCGTAGATCAGAGGTTATACTTTGATATCGGTACATTGTACGAGAACGTTATCAAATGTTAT TCTCCTATATTCTTGGGGATAACGGATACGATCGATGAGAACATTTTGCAAAAAGTGGAAAGATCTTGCgagatattaaatacatatttagaTGGCAATGATTTCGTTGCCGGAGAAAATTTAACCATTGCCGATTTTAGCATATCGACGAGTATCGTTTTCTTACAG AATTTTGATTTCGATATTGGTCGTTACGATAATTTGACTGCTTGGTACGATCGATGCAAAACCGCAATGGAAAAATTTGGTTTCGAGGAGATTCACGCAGCTGGAAATAAAGTATTCAACGAAGGTTATCGCGCTAATTTGGCAAAGTAG
- the LOC122633947 gene encoding uncharacterized protein LOC122633947, with protein MSLDLYYLPMSAPCRAVLLTAEAIGLSLNLKEIDLFSGEQLKPEYEEINPQRTIPFLVDGDYKLSESRAIMCYLVDQYGKNERLYPQNPVSRALVNQKLYFDIGTLYKNLSSYFYPVVFGDAESYDEEKYEKLKDSFDLLEKFLEDQDYVVGRSLTIADLTLASSVSTAEALGFEVFRYKNVSKWMDRIKSSAPGYRKVNGEGLEILKKFVADRTSQRKKMPVDLYQTVGSAPCSAVRLTAAAVGVSLNLKDTNLMVGEHLKPEFLKMNPQHTIPTINDNGFYLWESRAIMGYLVDQYGKNDSLYPKDAKKRAVVNQRLFFDANVLYQSFADYYYPMIFAGAPKDLTKFEKIEKALEFLDKFLENENYVAGKNMTIADHSITTTISNFELMDYDLSKFTNITKWYKRMKSEIVKYDEIRVESIKAFKALMDTLSKKK; from the exons ATGTCTTTggatttgtattatttaccAATGAGTGCTCCCTGTCGAGCTGTTTTATTAACAGCCGAAGCAATCGGTTTGTCACTAAATTTAAAGGAAATCGATTTGTTCTCTGGCGAACAACTCAAACCGGAATACGAAGAG ATAAATCCTCAAAGGACAATACCTTTTCTCGTTGACGGTGATTACAAACTCTCGGAAAG TCGTGCGATCATGTGTTATCTGGTAGACCAGTATGGTAAAAATGAGAGGCTCTATCCGCAAAATCCGGTGTCACGTGCTTTGgttaatcaaaaattatacttCGACATTGGGACACTTTACAAAAATCTCAGTTCTTACTTC TATCCTGTGGTGTTCGGTGATGCTGAGAGTTACGATGaggaaaaatacgaaaagctGAAAGATTCTTTCGATCTATTGGAGAAATTCCTGGAGGATCAAGATTACGTAGTTGGTCGTAGTTTAACGATCGCCGATTTGACATTGGCATCGTCCGTATCTACTGCAGAG GCGCTTGGTTTCGAAGTCTTCAGATATAAAAACGTCTCCAAGTGGATGGACAGAATTAAGAGCTCGGCTCCTGGATATCGAAAGGTGAACGGGGAAGgtcttgaaatattaaaaaagtttgTGGCTGATAGGACGTCTCAG agaaagaaaatgccgGTTGATCTTTATCAAACAGTTGGAAGTGCACCATGCTCTGCCGTTCGTTTAACGGCAGCTGCTGTTGGTGTCAGCTTGAATTTGAAAGATACTAATTTAATGGTTGGTGAACATCTCAAGCCAGAATTTCTTAAG ATGAATCCTCAACATACTATACCTACCATCAATGACAATGGTTTTTACTTATGGGAAAG TCGTGCAATTATGGGATATCTCGTCGATCAGTATGGTAAAAATGATTCATTGTATCCAAAAGATGCAAAGAAACGGGCTGTTGTTAATCAAAGATTGTTTTTCGATGCAAACGTTTTGTATCAGTCGTTTGCTGATTATTAC TATCCAATGATCTTCGCTGGTGCACCTAAGGATCTAACAAAATTCGAGAAGATTGAAAAGGCTCTCGAATTCcttgataaatttttagaGAATGAAAACTACGTTGCTGGTAAAAATATGACGATAGCCGATCATTCTATCACTACCACCATTTCTAATTttgag CTGATGGATTATGATCTTAGCAAATTTACGAATATTACTAAATGGTATAAGCGCATGAAGTCTGAAATTGTTAAATACGATGAAATTCGTGTTGAGAGTATAAAAGCTTTCAAAGCTTTGATGGATACTCTCAGTAAGaagaagtaa
- the LOC122633840 gene encoding odorant receptor 13a-like translates to MLKKDRYLSVTITRIFMKFIGFWYVETWREQMFLHLALGYAILAICFAIVVEVVDLYHCLGDFYALTYNLCATMLLIMILVKFGNFIYYRSIVLKLIRYAEDNFWKIKYDEINAKILEEYDKRGVLMTFTFTLIVQLASFNYIIAPIFENIGRNETDRVLPFKLWVNLPIKVTPYYEITYTIQSLSTFHSGICTFCFDNFICTFNIHVAAQLKILAHRLEMISERYINSMMNDTSMPIEKASELALIDLRDCVLQHRELISYINEMERVFTVILFGQLTLSSLVICFGGFQFLAAKVLVRKCIFAIYFAGSLSQLLIYTWTCNDIIVQSSGLSEAVYNSRWYLVPNEGKGKALKYGVSMIMLRSRRPCALTAGGFAVMSLETFTGILSSSMSYFTLLRQMSEEE, encoded by the exons ATGTTAAAGAAAGACAGGTATCTATCGGTGACGATCACGCGTatctttatgaaatttattggCTTCTGGTACGTCGAAACTTGGCGGGAACAAATGTTCCTTCATTTAGCTCTTGGCTACGCCATTCTAGCAATTTGCTTTGCAATTGTCGTAGAAGTCGTTGACCTCTATCACTGCTTAGGTGACTTTTAC GCATTAACTTACAATTTATGTGCTACGATGCTTTTGATCATGATACTCGTGAAATTCGgcaattttatatactatcGTAGTATCGTTTTAAAACTTATACGTTACGCCGAGGATAACTTTTGGAAGATCAAATACGACGAGATCAATGCTAAGATATTAGAGGAATATGACAAACGTGGTGTCCTCATGACCTTTACTTTTACGTTGATCGTACAATTAGCGAGCTTTAATTACATCATTGCACCTATTTTCG aaaatattggaaGAAACGAGACCGATCGGGTGTTGCCTTTTAAATTGTGGGTTAATTTACCGATTAAAGTTACGCCTTATTACGAGATAACTTACACGATTCAg TCGCTTTCGACGTTTCATTCCGGAATTTGTACATTTTGTTTCGACAATTTCATTTGCACCTTCAACATACACGTAGCGGCACAGTTAAAGATATTAGCGCACAGATTGGAAATGATCTCTGAAAGGTATATCAACTCCATGATGAATGATACGTCAATGCCTATAGAGAAGGCCAGTGAGCTCGCGTTAATAGACTTACGAGATTGCGTGTTGCAACATCGtgaattaatttcttacatTAATGAGATGGAACGTGTGTTTACTGTTATTTTGTTCGGCCAATTGACATTATCAAGTTTGGTTATATGTTTCGGAGGCTTTCAATTTCTT GCCGCTAAAGTCTTGGTTAGGAAATGCATATTCGCCATTTACTTCGCTGGAAGCCTTTCTCAGCTCCTTATATACACTTGGACGTGCAACGATATAATAGTGCAAAGTTCAGGACTCTCAGAAGCAGTGTATAACTCTCGTTGGTATCTTGTGCCAAACGAGGGAAAAGGGAAAGCGTTAAAATACGGTGTAAGCATGATCATGCTTAGGTCACGTCGGCCCTGTGCCTTGACGGCTGGAGGATTCGCTGTAATGTCCTTGGAAACCTTTACCGGG ATACTGAGCTCGTCGATGTCATATTTCACTTTATTAAGACAAATGAGCGAAGAGGAATAG